One region of Desulfomicrobium macestii genomic DNA includes:
- a CDS encoding type I restriction endonuclease subunit R: MVSNTKEIALEQAIQKHLTGHTSEELSGSPAPAGPGPFRLGLAADFDAEYALDTRLFWEFLEATQSKELAKLKARNPDDWQRKIHERFDRLIKKNGVLHLLKKGLAVDDSFFALMYPAPLASSAAKVHENFAANIFSVTRQVRYSQTNPAEEIDMVLFINGLPLITIELKNAWTGQTARYHGQKQYRTSRDATQPLLQFGRALVHMAVDTDEVFMTTKLAGPATFFLPFNKGHNEGEGNPPNPNGHKTAYLWEEVFTKESLAGIIQHFVLLEGKSTDPLAKKTLIFPRYQQLDVVRRLLSHAATTGVGQSYLIQHSAGSGKSNSITWTAYQLIETYPAKMDIPGARGLDQPLFDSVIVVTDRRLLDKQLRENIKDFSVVKNIVAPALRSADLKSALENGKKIIITTIQKFPFIIEGIADLSDKRFAVIIDEAHSGQSGSAHDNMNRAMGAGDADPDEVDPQERILAAMQSRKMRGNASYFAFTATPKNTTLEKFGERQADGSFKPFHLYSMKQAIEEGFILNVLANYTTYKSYYEIQKSIADNPLFDNNKAQKKLRSYVESSQQTINTKAEIMLDHFIEQVVTPKKLRGKAKGMIVTQNIEMAIRYYKALTKLLADRGRPFKALIAFSGEKIVDGVTYTEAETNGFSESDTRDRFDENDYRLLVVANKYLTGFDQPKLTTMYVDKKLQHVMAVQALSRLNRSAPKLGKRTEDLFILDFFNDVADIKTAFDPFYTVTTLSSATDVNVLHELKGSLDHVGVYEWQEVEEFVTRYFANEDAQALSPLIDTAADRFNKKLELAEEAKIDFKVKARQFVKIYGQMASIMPFEVIEWEKLFWFLKFLVPKLKIKDPDQDMLDKLLEAVDLSSYGLERTKLNHSIGLNASPTALDPQNPNPRGPGPDPETDPLDEIIRSFNERWFQGWSATPEEQRVKFINIVKSIRAHPDYTFKYEANADPYNRGLALEKMLQDVMLKRRKDELELYKLFASDPAFKAAWSHNIEQVLNMRLDNRPSA; the protein is encoded by the coding sequence ATGGTCAGCAACACCAAGGAAATCGCACTGGAACAGGCCATTCAGAAACATCTGACCGGCCACACCAGTGAAGAACTCAGCGGCAGCCCCGCGCCTGCTGGTCCCGGCCCCTTCCGGCTTGGCCTGGCTGCGGATTTCGACGCCGAATATGCGCTCGATACAAGGCTGTTCTGGGAGTTTCTGGAAGCCACCCAGAGCAAGGAACTGGCTAAACTGAAGGCTCGCAATCCCGACGACTGGCAGCGCAAGATCCATGAACGCTTCGACCGACTGATCAAGAAGAACGGGGTGCTGCATCTGCTCAAGAAGGGCCTTGCCGTTGATGACTCCTTCTTTGCACTGATGTATCCCGCGCCGCTCGCCAGTTCGGCGGCCAAAGTGCACGAGAACTTCGCCGCCAACATCTTCAGCGTCACCCGGCAAGTCCGCTATTCGCAGACCAATCCTGCCGAAGAAATCGACATGGTCCTCTTCATCAACGGGCTACCGCTGATCACCATCGAGCTGAAGAACGCCTGGACTGGCCAGACCGCCCGCTATCACGGCCAGAAACAGTATCGCACCAGCCGCGACGCCACCCAGCCCCTGCTGCAGTTCGGCCGCGCGTTGGTGCATATGGCGGTGGACACCGACGAAGTGTTCATGACTACCAAACTGGCCGGGCCTGCCACTTTCTTTCTGCCCTTCAACAAAGGCCACAACGAGGGCGAGGGCAACCCGCCTAACCCGAATGGCCACAAGACCGCTTATCTGTGGGAAGAAGTCTTCACCAAGGAGAGCCTCGCGGGCATCATCCAGCATTTCGTGCTGCTGGAGGGGAAGTCGACCGACCCGCTGGCCAAGAAGACGCTGATCTTCCCGCGCTATCAGCAGTTGGACGTGGTGCGCCGCCTGCTGTCGCACGCAGCCACGACTGGTGTGGGGCAAAGCTATCTGATCCAGCATTCGGCGGGTTCGGGGAAGTCGAACTCGATCACCTGGACGGCCTATCAGCTGATCGAGACATATCCGGCCAAAATGGACATTCCCGGTGCCAGGGGACTGGATCAGCCGCTGTTCGACTCGGTCATCGTGGTTACCGATCGCCGTCTTCTGGACAAGCAGCTGCGTGAGAACATTAAGGATTTCTCCGTGGTCAAGAACATCGTCGCCCCGGCCTTGCGCTCGGCCGATCTGAAATCGGCGCTGGAGAACGGCAAGAAGATCATCATCACGACGATTCAGAAGTTCCCGTTCATTATTGAGGGAATCGCCGACCTGAGTGACAAGCGGTTCGCGGTGATTATCGATGAAGCGCACAGCGGCCAGAGCGGCAGCGCCCATGACAACATGAACCGCGCGATGGGTGCGGGCGATGCGGACCCGGACGAAGTTGACCCGCAGGAACGCATTCTGGCGGCGATGCAGTCGCGCAAGATGCGCGGCAACGCCTCATATTTCGCCTTCACGGCCACCCCGAAAAACACGACATTGGAAAAGTTCGGCGAGCGCCAGGCCGACGGCAGCTTCAAACCCTTCCACCTCTACAGCATGAAGCAGGCCATCGAGGAAGGCTTCATCCTGAATGTCCTAGCGAACTACACGACCTACAAGAGCTATTACGAAATCCAGAAGTCGATTGCCGACAACCCCTTGTTCGACAACAACAAAGCCCAGAAGAAGCTGCGAAGCTATGTCGAAAGCAGCCAGCAGACGATCAATACCAAAGCAGAAATCATGCTCGATCATTTCATCGAGCAGGTTGTAACGCCCAAGAAGTTGCGCGGCAAAGCCAAGGGAATGATCGTCACGCAGAACATCGAAATGGCAATACGCTATTACAAAGCGTTGACGAAGCTGCTGGCGGATAGGGGGCGCCCGTTCAAGGCGCTGATCGCGTTCTCGGGCGAGAAGATTGTCGATGGCGTGACCTATACTGAAGCCGAAACGAACGGTTTTTCCGAGTCTGACACGCGGGATCGGTTCGACGAAAACGATTACCGGCTGCTGGTCGTCGCGAACAAGTATCTGACCGGTTTTGACCAGCCAAAGCTGACCACGATGTACGTGGACAAAAAGCTGCAGCACGTCATGGCCGTGCAGGCCTTGTCACGACTGAACCGCTCGGCTCCGAAGCTAGGCAAGCGGACCGAGGATCTGTTCATCCTCGATTTCTTCAATGACGTTGCGGACATCAAGACGGCCTTTGACCCCTTCTACACTGTCACGACCCTGTCTTCGGCCACGGATGTGAACGTCCTGCACGAACTAAAAGGATCACTCGACCACGTTGGCGTGTATGAATGGCAGGAGGTCGAAGAGTTCGTCACCCGCTATTTCGCAAATGAGGACGCCCAGGCCCTGAGCCCGCTGATCGACACGGCCGCAGATAGGTTCAATAAGAAGTTGGAGTTGGCGGAGGAGGCCAAAATCGACTTCAAAGTCAAGGCGCGGCAGTTCGTGAAGATTTATGGTCAGATGGCGTCAATCATGCCGTTCGAAGTCATCGAGTGGGAAAAGCTGTTCTGGTTCCTGAAGTTCCTGGTGCCGAAACTGAAGATCAAAGATCCCGACCAAGACATGCTCGACAAATTACTGGAAGCGGTCGACCTGTCGTCCTACGGCCTTGAGCGAACAAAACTGAACCATAGTATCGGCCTGAACGCGTCGCCTACAGCGCTTGACCCGCAGAATCCCAATCCGCGCGGCCCCGGGCCAGACCCTGAGACTGATCCCCTTGATGAAATCATTCGCAGCTTTAATGAACGTTGGTTTCAGGGTTGGAGTGCCACACCAGAAGAACAGCGGGTTAAATTTATCAACATTGTCAAGAGTATCCGCGCTCACCCCGACTACACTTTCAAGTATGAAGCAAATGCAGACCCTTACAACCGTGGACTTGCTCTTGAGAAAATGCTGCAGGACGTGATGCTGAAACGGCGGAAAGATGAGCTTGAGCTTTACAAACTTTTCGCGTCTGACCCAGCGTTCAAAGCAGCATGGAGCCACAATATCGAGCAGGTGCTCAACATGAGATTGGACAATCGACCCAGCGCTTGA
- a CDS encoding restriction endonuclease subunit S, which produces MRNIAAYSTYDSYKDSGVEWIGQIPSHWSVKRAGFILEELSERSKDGSEPLLSLSKIHGVIRRDSMAERGGQADSLVGYKMVSKDDIVVNRMQASNGLMAISRMSGITSPDYAIYRVKRNVPMRADVVAALLQQVEYQGEIKRRVKGVMEGFIRLYSEDLFRLPLICAPLPEQRAIAVFLDEKCAKLDEAVRIKEQQIALLRERRQILIQQTVTHGLNPVAPMKDSGIGWIGQVPAHWEVRRSKYVFTQRKELARKDDIQLSATQSYGVIPQEEFEELVGRRVVKIQTNLEKRKRVEIDDFVISMRSFQGGLERAFATGCIRSSYVILHPLEPVNADFFGYLFKSPRYIKALQATGSFIRDGQDLNFDNFSKVDLFLPPLNEQAEIAAHIKTGCEKIDNGIAIKEEQIAALKEYKTSLINAAVTGKIKVI; this is translated from the coding sequence GTGAGAAACATCGCAGCTTACTCAACCTATGACAGCTACAAGGACAGCGGCGTCGAATGGATTGGCCAGATACCGTCCCACTGGTCAGTCAAAAGAGCGGGTTTTATTCTCGAAGAACTGAGTGAAAGATCCAAAGACGGATCGGAGCCTCTATTATCGTTAAGCAAGATACACGGTGTAATCCGAAGGGACAGCATGGCAGAGCGCGGCGGCCAAGCTGATAGTCTGGTCGGCTATAAAATGGTGTCTAAGGACGACATCGTCGTCAACCGCATGCAAGCATCGAACGGTCTTATGGCAATTTCGAGAATGTCTGGCATCACTAGCCCAGACTACGCAATCTACCGAGTGAAACGGAATGTACCAATGCGCGCCGATGTCGTGGCGGCATTGCTCCAGCAAGTTGAGTATCAAGGTGAGATCAAGCGGCGCGTCAAAGGCGTCATGGAAGGTTTCATTCGCCTCTATTCGGAGGACTTATTTCGCCTTCCTCTGATTTGCGCTCCCCTCCCTGAGCAACGCGCCATCGCAGTGTTTCTGGATGAAAAATGTGCTAAGTTGGACGAGGCGGTACGGATCAAGGAACAGCAGATCGCCCTGTTGAGAGAGCGGCGGCAGATCCTGATCCAGCAGACCGTCACCCACGGCCTGAACCCCGTCGCCCCGATGAAAGACAGCGGCATCGGCTGGATCGGCCAAGTCCCCGCGCATTGGGAGGTGCGGCGGAGCAAATATGTTTTCACTCAGCGCAAGGAACTTGCTCGTAAAGACGACATCCAGCTTTCCGCAACTCAATCCTACGGTGTAATTCCGCAGGAAGAATTCGAAGAACTTGTCGGACGCCGCGTGGTTAAGATCCAGACCAATCTCGAAAAGCGCAAACGCGTAGAAATCGATGATTTCGTGATCAGCATGCGCAGCTTTCAAGGAGGCCTGGAACGGGCGTTTGCGACAGGCTGCATTCGATCATCTTATGTTATCCTACACCCGCTGGAACCGGTGAACGCCGATTTCTTTGGCTATCTGTTCAAGAGTCCACGATACATCAAAGCGCTTCAGGCAACCGGCAGCTTCATTCGCGATGGTCAAGACCTGAACTTCGACAACTTCTCGAAGGTCGACCTATTTCTACCACCGCTCAACGAACAGGCGGAGATCGCGGCGCATATCAAAACCGGTTGCGAGAAAATCGACAATGGCATCGCCATCAAGGAAGAGCAGATCGCCGCACTCAAGGAATACAAAACCAGCCTGATCAACGCGGCGGTCACAGGTAAAATCAAGGTCATTTAG